From the Paenibacillus sp. FSL H8-0548 genome, one window contains:
- a CDS encoding AraC family transcriptional regulator has protein sequence MIDFPNMTSTLQVTGFQIGRYPPGWEYPRHHHHLFELLCCLGGEVKQEINRTTVTLGVGDWLLINAGERHKTTNASQMDYEFFNVHFDLDDLDIRSLLGTASYRLVPATDAARSGKLNRYIEEMRDLTGNNPSEEECPDKAQLGDKLLLQANILLITREILSLVREQSEGRVEAGKVTPLAADTAHAIEERLSLSLFENISIAHVAKELNMSRSQCTKLFTKVYGLSPRQYISRRKLMLAKELLVTSYLPISEISERLGFQSSSHFSRQFRRWTGHSPTAFKPKHQGNVPESHDYE, from the coding sequence GTGATTGACTTCCCAAACATGACTTCAACGCTGCAGGTGACCGGCTTTCAAATCGGCAGATATCCTCCCGGCTGGGAATACCCGCGTCACCATCATCATTTATTCGAGCTCCTATGCTGTCTGGGTGGAGAGGTGAAGCAAGAAATCAATCGAACGACCGTCACGCTTGGAGTGGGGGATTGGCTGTTGATAAACGCGGGAGAGAGGCATAAGACAACTAATGCTTCCCAAATGGATTACGAGTTTTTCAATGTACATTTCGACCTGGACGATCTGGACATCCGCAGCCTACTCGGTACAGCTTCTTACCGCCTTGTACCGGCCACTGATGCCGCACGCTCTGGTAAGCTGAACCGTTATATCGAGGAAATGCGAGATTTGACGGGAAATAACCCCAGCGAGGAAGAATGCCCTGACAAGGCTCAATTAGGAGATAAGCTGTTGCTGCAAGCGAACATCCTGCTCATTACCCGCGAGATATTGTCGCTAGTCCGCGAACAGAGCGAGGGACGAGTAGAGGCGGGCAAAGTTACGCCGCTTGCCGCCGACACGGCGCATGCGATTGAGGAAAGGCTGTCGCTCAGTCTTTTCGAGAATATCTCGATCGCGCACGTAGCGAAAGAGCTTAACATGAGCCGCAGCCAATGCACAAAACTGTTCACCAAGGTGTATGGCTTGTCGCCGCGGCAATACATAAGCCGGAGAAAATTGATGTTGGCTAAAGAGCTGCTCGTCACATCCTATTTGCCTATCTCCGAAATATCTGAGCGCCTCGGTTTTCAATCGTCCAGCCATTTCTCCCGGCAGTTCCGACGCTGGACTGGCCATTCTCCGACAGCGTTCAAGCCAAAGCACCAAGGAAATGTACCAGAAAGCCATGATTATGAATAA
- a CDS encoding family 20 glycosylhydrolase, which translates to MEAYPYFGHMRGRYTAGQWKSMDRYAALFGIELVPCIQTLAHLGPALKWGAHADLVDCHDILLIDEPKTYKLIDEMFRTMASNLSSRNINIGMDEAHMMGLGKYLDKHGYHDRSALMMKHFSKVMDIARSYGYKPMMWSDMFFRLASGGEYYDPESQIREDIASQIPEDLRLVYWDYYTEDRAKYDGMMRKHKQLSDNIVFAGGGLEVDGIHPEQRVQPPYWDNGA; encoded by the coding sequence ATGGAAGCCTATCCGTACTTCGGCCATATGAGAGGGCGCTATACGGCCGGGCAATGGAAGAGTATGGACCGTTACGCAGCGCTGTTCGGCATCGAATTGGTCCCTTGTATACAGACGCTTGCTCATCTCGGGCCTGCGCTGAAGTGGGGGGCGCATGCCGATCTGGTAGATTGCCATGATATATTGCTAATCGACGAGCCGAAGACCTACAAGCTGATCGATGAGATGTTCCGAACAATGGCGAGCAATCTGAGCAGCCGGAACATCAACATCGGGATGGACGAAGCGCATATGATGGGTTTGGGCAAATATTTGGACAAGCACGGTTATCATGACCGGTCTGCGCTGATGATGAAACATTTCTCCAAAGTCATGGACATAGCCCGTTCTTACGGGTACAAGCCTATGATGTGGAGTGACATGTTCTTCAGGCTTGCAAGCGGAGGCGAGTATTACGATCCCGAAAGTCAGATCAGGGAGGATATCGCCTCTCAGATACCTGAGGATCTGAGGCTGGTTTATTGGGACTATTACACGGAAGATCGAGCAAAATACGACGGAATGATGAGGAAGCACAAGCAGTTAAGTGACAATATCGTATTCGCCGGGGGGGGCTTGGAAGTGGATGGGATTCACCCCGAACAACGCGTTCAGCCGCCATATTGGGATAATGGCGCATGA
- a CDS encoding beta-galactosidase family protein translates to MSKLKVKGSQFMLEGETLQILSGAIHYFRVVPEYWEDRLLKLKACGFNTVETYIPWNLHEPEEGSFCFEGLADVERFIALAGELGLHVIARPSPYICAEWEFGGLPAWLLREPDIQLRCMDECYLRKVDAYYDVLIPKLVPLLSTNGGSVLAVQIENEYGSYGNDKDYLSYIKQGLLERGIDVLLFTSDGPTDQMLQGGTLPDVLATVNFGSRPDEEFAKFREYRPDEPLFCMEYWNGWFDHWLNPHHTRDGEDVARVLDQMLTAGASVNFYMFHGGTNFGFYNGANEQEKYEPTITSYDYDAPLSECGDITEKYLAVREVLRKHGAVLPEDVPEPSRKKSYGTLVMKEAAGLFANLDSLSAAVRRRCPEPMEKLGQNYGFILYRTRISGPRKSQELHLQNVHDRAQVFLEGRCIGTIERWEPKPLIVDIPAEGATLDILVENMGRVNYGPRLKDAKGITEGVRLDNQFQFDWTIYPLPLTDLSALPFTQLASHSRGIENPMFFKGELIVNDIADTFVRLDRWTKGVVWINGFNLGRYWEKGPQKTLYVPGPLLRKGRNEIVILELHGTDNAEIELVDAPDLG, encoded by the coding sequence ATGTCTAAACTTAAAGTGAAAGGCTCGCAATTTATGTTGGAAGGAGAAACGCTTCAGATTTTGTCTGGTGCAATTCATTATTTCCGTGTTGTTCCTGAATATTGGGAGGATCGTCTGTTGAAGCTTAAAGCTTGCGGTTTCAATACGGTGGAAACGTATATCCCGTGGAATTTGCACGAACCAGAGGAAGGATCGTTCTGTTTCGAAGGATTGGCGGACGTCGAACGGTTCATCGCCCTCGCTGGGGAGCTTGGTCTGCACGTTATCGCTCGGCCGAGCCCATACATATGTGCGGAGTGGGAATTCGGAGGATTGCCTGCCTGGCTGCTGCGCGAGCCGGATATCCAACTGCGCTGTATGGACGAGTGTTATTTGCGGAAGGTTGACGCGTATTATGACGTGCTTATACCGAAGTTAGTGCCGCTTCTTAGCACAAACGGCGGATCGGTTCTCGCGGTGCAAATCGAGAATGAATACGGCAGCTACGGCAATGATAAGGATTATTTGTCCTATATAAAGCAGGGCCTGCTTGAGCGGGGCATTGATGTATTGCTCTTCACCTCGGATGGTCCGACGGATCAAATGCTGCAGGGCGGGACGCTGCCAGACGTGCTGGCTACTGTGAACTTCGGATCCAGACCCGATGAGGAGTTTGCGAAATTTAGGGAGTACCGTCCGGATGAGCCGCTCTTTTGCATGGAATATTGGAACGGTTGGTTTGATCATTGGCTCAACCCCCACCATACCCGGGATGGAGAAGACGTTGCGAGAGTGCTCGACCAGATGTTGACCGCTGGCGCTTCAGTCAACTTCTATATGTTCCATGGCGGAACGAATTTCGGTTTCTATAACGGGGCTAACGAACAGGAGAAATATGAACCTACCATTACCAGCTACGATTACGATGCACCGCTGTCTGAGTGCGGAGATATTACTGAGAAGTATTTAGCGGTGCGCGAGGTGCTGCGCAAGCACGGCGCTGTGCTACCAGAAGATGTTCCGGAGCCGTCTCGCAAAAAGAGTTACGGCACGTTGGTCATGAAGGAAGCCGCAGGTTTATTCGCTAATCTTGACTCGCTTTCTGCTGCTGTTCGGCGGCGTTGTCCGGAGCCAATGGAGAAGCTCGGCCAAAACTACGGCTTCATCCTGTATCGGACGCGGATATCTGGTCCACGAAAGTCGCAGGAGCTGCACTTGCAGAATGTGCATGATCGGGCGCAGGTTTTTCTTGAAGGCCGCTGTATCGGTACGATCGAACGCTGGGAACCGAAGCCGCTTATCGTTGATATTCCAGCAGAAGGCGCAACGCTTGACATTCTCGTCGAGAATATGGGGCGGGTCAACTACGGGCCGCGACTAAAAGATGCCAAGGGAATTACCGAGGGCGTGCGTCTCGACAATCAGTTCCAGTTCGATTGGACGATCTATCCGCTGCCGCTTACCGATCTGTCAGCCTTGCCGTTTACGCAGCTTGCGAGTCATTCAAGAGGTATTGAAAATCCGATGTTCTTCAAAGGTGAGCTGATCGTCAATGATATTGCGGATACGTTCGTGCGCCTTGATAGATGGACAAAAGGAGTCGTCTGGATCAATGGCTTTAATTTAGGCCGCTACTGGGAAAAAGGACCGCAAAAGACTTTGTACGTCCCAGGGCCGTTGCTCCGTAAAGGCAGAAACGAGATCGTTATTTTGGAGCTGCACGGTACGGACAATGCGGAAATCGAGCTGGTAGATGCTCCCGATCTCGGATAG
- a CDS encoding arylsulfatase, whose amino-acid sequence MRGDCLSILDHPVVETPNLDQLARRGMLFRNAYSSTPTCVPARAALFTGMSPRSHGRVGYEEKVPWNYEHTLPGELAKAGYHTQCVGKMHVDPARSLLGFHNVVLHDGYLHHNRFKHTNTVTESHDSCDDYLPWLRERAGASTDLIDLGLDCNSSTIALPWHLPEALHPTNWVVTQSIDFLRRRDPRKPFFLWSSFVRPHPPFDPPQTYWDRYVGADFPDPVVGEWAVQDDMARGGLDPVTRSGIVPKRRLRRAMAAYYALITHIDDQLGRLMNAMEEFGVLDNTIIIFTSDHGELLGDHHLFRKALPYEGSARIPLIIADPGGKLGARQGGVVEAVAELRDIMPTLLDCAGVNIPPNLDGESLLHARERAEDGSWRSYIHGEHAYGEQSHQFITDGRQKYIWFTQTGEEQLFDLELDPHELTNRAEEKAYAASKQLWRERLARELDGREEGYVQGGRLIVGRKPKTCLSHIL is encoded by the coding sequence ATGAGGGGCGACTGTCTGAGCATTCTTGATCATCCAGTCGTTGAAACGCCGAATTTGGATCAATTGGCGAGAAGGGGCATGCTGTTCCGAAATGCATATTCCTCGACACCGACCTGCGTGCCGGCGCGGGCAGCGTTGTTTACCGGCATGAGTCCACGTTCGCACGGCCGCGTCGGTTACGAGGAGAAGGTGCCGTGGAATTACGAGCATACGCTTCCCGGGGAACTGGCGAAGGCCGGCTATCATACGCAGTGCGTAGGCAAAATGCATGTCGATCCGGCGCGCAGTCTGTTAGGCTTTCATAACGTTGTGTTGCACGATGGCTATTTGCATCATAACCGATTTAAGCATACGAACACGGTGACGGAGTCACATGACAGTTGTGACGATTATTTGCCATGGCTTCGGGAACGCGCGGGGGCCAGCACGGATCTTATAGATCTCGGTCTTGACTGCAATTCCTCTACCATCGCCCTCCCTTGGCATCTGCCGGAGGCGCTCCATCCGACGAACTGGGTCGTGACTCAATCGATTGACTTTTTGCGCAGGCGCGACCCGCGAAAGCCATTCTTTCTTTGGAGCTCATTCGTTCGGCCTCATCCACCGTTTGACCCGCCCCAGACGTATTGGGACCGATATGTCGGGGCGGACTTCCCTGATCCGGTCGTCGGCGAATGGGCGGTGCAGGATGATATGGCTCGTGGCGGTCTCGACCCCGTGACCCGGTCTGGCATTGTGCCGAAAAGACGCCTGCGACGTGCGATGGCCGCATATTACGCGCTCATCACCCATATTGACGATCAATTGGGCAGGCTTATGAACGCAATGGAGGAGTTCGGAGTACTGGACAATACGATCATCATCTTTACCTCCGATCACGGGGAGCTGCTTGGTGATCATCATCTGTTCCGCAAGGCTCTCCCTTACGAAGGCAGTGCGAGGATCCCCCTGATCATAGCTGATCCAGGCGGGAAGCTTGGTGCCCGTCAAGGGGGAGTCGTCGAGGCGGTCGCAGAACTGCGGGACATTATGCCGACTCTGCTTGACTGTGCGGGCGTTAACATTCCCCCGAATTTGGATGGCGAGAGCTTGCTGCACGCGCGAGAGCGTGCTGAAGATGGCAGCTGGCGATCGTATATTCACGGTGAGCATGCTTATGGCGAGCAATCCCATCAATTTATAACCGATGGCCGTCAGAAATATATTTGGTTTACGCAAACGGGAGAAGAGCAGCTGTTCGACCTGGAACTTGATCCGCATGAGCTAACGAATAGGGCGGAAGAGAAAGCGTACGCCGCCAGTAAGCAATTGTGGAGAGAACGACTCGCCCGCGAGCTGGACGGACGAGAGGAAGGTTATGTGCAAGGCGGCAGACTCATCGTGGGACGGAAGCCAAAAACATGTCTTAGCCATATTCTATAG
- a CDS encoding sensor histidine kinase, translating into MRVFSKLSIRTQVLAIGAILLAVIPLVSIMAFRQSSEVIVNQNTQYNMELVSNLKQRVSDNYAKISGIMINLGYDTTVQDFLAENDNLRIYELSKKVQSLMGVIKSTNPDIVDIIIVNASGKHTSLYGKIGLAHEMLGKLNEHEGNIRYGGFKKADHLLVRDTFLFGMNLFASRDTHRYGEKIGFITIVLDSKSIQSEIEKFPRLSGTSFYLRTNDKLVYANADGLELNLDADRLTLYSGYGESAVNEKIGRKTYAIQSFELPEIKGNIVSAVPIGNLIKELEGLKRTSYMMLFVTILLVTIPYSVLMMNILKPLGKLISFMKRLKSGNLEVLHTKVELEGYAEIEVISTQFNTMLNRINDLTEQLLETTGELYQADIERQRAEMSFLQSQINPHFLSNTLDAIKGIAIVKGNQDIYEMTAALSRMLRYSIKGANEVRLEEELKIVGSYITIHQGRFPGRIQFEQYTSEDLHDVLIPKMIVQPLVENALTHGLEPHESGGKVVIQAELREDRHMEIIVTDNGVGIEPERLAQLRSTLLSKDHAAYQHIGMKNVNDRIRLHYGEGYGIEINSWLGSGTIIRVRLPLSPP; encoded by the coding sequence ATGAGAGTATTCAGCAAGCTTTCCATTCGGACGCAGGTGCTCGCAATCGGCGCCATCCTCCTTGCCGTTATCCCGTTGGTCAGCATTATGGCATTCCGGCAATCCAGCGAAGTCATCGTGAACCAGAACACGCAATATAACATGGAGCTCGTATCTAATCTGAAGCAACGAGTATCCGACAACTATGCAAAAATTTCGGGTATTATGATCAATCTTGGTTATGATACGACGGTTCAAGATTTTCTGGCGGAAAACGATAATTTACGAATATATGAACTGTCAAAAAAAGTACAGAGCTTAATGGGAGTCATCAAAAGCACCAACCCCGATATCGTGGACATTATCATCGTAAACGCTTCCGGCAAGCACACATCGCTGTACGGAAAAATTGGGTTGGCTCATGAAATGTTGGGTAAGCTGAACGAACACGAAGGGAACATCCGCTACGGCGGGTTCAAAAAAGCAGATCATCTGCTCGTCAGAGATACGTTTCTCTTTGGTATGAATCTGTTCGCGTCGCGCGACACACACCGTTATGGTGAAAAAATCGGCTTTATCACGATAGTTCTGGACTCCAAATCCATACAATCAGAGATCGAAAAGTTCCCTAGGCTGTCAGGCACAAGTTTCTACCTCAGAACAAACGACAAGCTGGTTTATGCGAACGCTGACGGACTGGAGCTGAATCTGGACGCGGATCGTCTGACACTCTATTCCGGCTATGGCGAGAGCGCCGTCAACGAGAAAATTGGCAGAAAAACATACGCGATCCAATCGTTTGAATTGCCGGAGATCAAAGGGAACATCGTGTCTGCGGTGCCTATAGGCAATCTCATCAAGGAGCTCGAAGGGCTGAAGCGAACGAGCTACATGATGCTGTTCGTTACGATCCTTCTCGTTACAATACCGTATTCCGTACTCATGATGAATATATTGAAACCGCTCGGGAAGCTGATTTCGTTCATGAAGCGGCTCAAAAGCGGCAATCTGGAGGTATTGCATACAAAGGTCGAGCTGGAGGGCTACGCCGAGATCGAGGTCATCTCGACCCAGTTCAACACGATGCTGAACCGAATCAACGATCTTACGGAGCAACTGCTGGAGACGACAGGCGAGCTTTACCAAGCCGATATCGAGCGGCAGCGTGCGGAGATGTCGTTCTTGCAAAGTCAGATCAATCCGCATTTTCTCAGCAATACGCTCGATGCAATCAAAGGCATAGCCATTGTGAAGGGAAATCAAGATATCTATGAAATGACCGCTGCCTTAAGTCGTATGCTTCGCTACAGCATTAAGGGAGCGAACGAAGTAAGGCTGGAGGAAGAATTGAAGATCGTCGGCTCCTATATTACGATTCATCAAGGAAGATTCCCAGGAAGAATCCAGTTCGAGCAGTATACCTCGGAGGATCTGCATGATGTCCTTATACCGAAGATGATCGTTCAGCCTCTTGTCGAAAATGCGCTGACCCACGGGCTGGAACCGCATGAAAGCGGCGGCAAGGTCGTCATTCAAGCGGAGCTCCGGGAAGATCGGCATATGGAAATTATCGTGACGGACAACGGCGTTGGCATAGAGCCTGAACGATTGGCGCAGCTTAGGAGCACCCTTCTCTCCAAAGATCACGCTGCCTATCAACATATCGGGATGAAGAATGTGAACGACCGCATTCGTCTCCATTACGGGGAAGGTTACGGCATCGAGATCAATAGCTGGCTTGGAAGCGGTACCATCATACGGGTACGTCTCCCTCTATCGCCACCATAA
- a CDS encoding helix-turn-helix domain-containing protein, with amino-acid sequence MYRAVIIDDERWIVEGIKAGVRWEKYGFQVVGVAENGQDGLGLIEQLRPDFVLTDIKMPLVNGLELIQRGKEISPHTIFAVLSGHAEFAYAQKALNYGTFGYCLKPFEIEEIESMLGKLSQTLKHRAQLEPERDAQELYEVLCSGNVQLLAEKLASAGIPITANMPVTPIIVQGYVPAPYREDIHHIRFRINNRRVGLLVYSHLAERFLSSFDLSSNSIDYSIGIGPSSASPAQLETSLEAASVAAYGYFSTGKSGVYRPITPSESMIDTLLSELAGALAQKDRMRFMSVMESCRPLFHRYELTIKDAYLIFNTVMYLFTREGVKEHTRFLEGYDQLSYDYGHSDVMIDYLIKHTLNHLSDELSSRLAGVTHIRIKEILTYIHHHFNQGISIQSLSEKFYLSPTYLSQLFKKEVGENFVEYLSRQRIQYACKLLTETDMTVSQIGEKCGFNDYFYFTRIFKRLNGMTPTQYRETR; translated from the coding sequence ATGTACAGAGCTGTCATCATCGATGATGAACGATGGATTGTGGAAGGCATTAAGGCTGGCGTGCGCTGGGAGAAATACGGCTTTCAAGTCGTCGGAGTGGCAGAGAATGGACAAGATGGGTTAGGGCTGATCGAGCAGCTGCGGCCGGACTTCGTGCTTACCGATATTAAGATGCCGCTCGTTAACGGCCTTGAGCTAATTCAGCGGGGCAAGGAAATCTCCCCTCATACGATCTTCGCCGTACTGAGTGGGCACGCGGAATTTGCATACGCTCAGAAGGCGTTAAACTACGGAACCTTCGGCTATTGCCTGAAACCCTTCGAGATCGAGGAAATTGAAAGTATGCTGGGCAAGCTCTCGCAAACCCTCAAACACCGAGCCCAGCTGGAGCCGGAACGCGACGCCCAAGAGCTGTACGAAGTATTGTGCTCCGGAAATGTGCAGCTGCTGGCGGAGAAGCTTGCGTCGGCTGGCATTCCGATAACTGCGAACATGCCCGTAACCCCGATTATCGTACAAGGATATGTACCGGCACCATACCGAGAAGACATTCATCATATCCGCTTCCGCATAAACAACAGGCGGGTAGGTCTCCTCGTTTATAGCCATCTGGCTGAGAGGTTTCTGAGCTCATTCGACTTATCCAGCAACTCCATAGATTACAGCATAGGCATAGGCCCATCCTCCGCCTCTCCTGCCCAACTGGAAACTTCGCTAGAGGCAGCGTCCGTAGCGGCTTACGGCTATTTCTCGACAGGTAAGAGCGGTGTCTATCGTCCGATCACTCCTTCAGAATCGATGATTGACACTCTGCTATCCGAGCTGGCTGGCGCGCTCGCCCAGAAGGATAGAATGCGGTTCATGTCAGTCATGGAGTCCTGTAGGCCGTTGTTCCACCGCTATGAGTTAACAATCAAGGATGCTTATCTGATCTTCAATACCGTCATGTATCTGTTCACTAGGGAAGGCGTAAAAGAGCATACCCGGTTTCTTGAAGGCTATGACCAGCTATCTTACGACTACGGCCATTCCGACGTGATGATCGACTACCTTATCAAGCATACGCTCAACCATCTATCCGACGAGCTGTCCTCTAGACTAGCAGGCGTGACGCATATCCGCATCAAGGAAATTCTTACGTACATTCATCATCACTTTAATCAGGGAATATCGATCCAGAGCCTGTCCGAGAAGTTTTATCTAAGTCCCACTTACTTGTCTCAGCTATTCAAGAAAGAGGTAGGGGAAAACTTCGTAGAATACTTGTCCCGTCAGCGTATTCAGTACGCATGCAAGCTGCTGACCGAGACGGATATGACCGTGAGCCAGATCGGCGAAAAATGTGGCTTTAACGACTACTTCTACTTCACCCGCATCTTCAAACGGCTGAACGGTATGACACCGACGCAGTACAGGGAGACGCGATGA